The Nocardioides marmorisolisilvae genomic interval CACGATGCGGATGGCGCTGCTGATCCGCGACGGCCATGTCGCCCCGGATGCGTACCGGATCGAGACGGACTGGCGCGACCCGGCGCCGTCGACCCCGGCGGGCACCTCGGACGCCGTCACCAAGCAGATCACCTCGGGTGCGATCCCGGCGACCTCGGACGTGACGTTGAAGCGGCTGGGCTACTCGGCGGTGGAGCGGTCGCGTCTGGCTCAGGACCGCGATGAGGACCAGGGCGCGTCGTTCCTGCAGGAGATCGCCCACAGCCTGACCGCGAAGGCGGCACGGGTCGACAAGGGCCTCTCGAACGACGTCATCTCGCCCGCGTCGACGACGTCGGGCAGGCAGGCGGTTCCGACTCCGGCTGAGGTGTTCGGTGGCGCGCAGCGGAACGGCTGAGCAGCATCAGGTCGCGCAGGCGGGTCTGGCTGCCGCTACGGGCCCGCTGGTGCTGGCGGCGTGGGCGCACTTGCTCGACCTGCACGACTTGAAGGGCTCGGTGCCGCGTCTGGCGGCGGCGCTGCGGTCGATCCTCGCCCAGTATGGTCGCGCGTCGGCCTCTGCCGGTCTGACGTACTACCGCAACGAGCGTCGTGCGGCCGGTGTCACCGGGCGGGTTCACCTGTCGTTGCCGCCGCTGCCCTCGAACGCCGAGGTGACCGCCGCGGTCGAGCACGTCATCTCGCCGCTGTACGGGGCGCCCGATGCTCAGGCCGAGCGGGATGCGCGTGATGCGCTGGCCTCCGAGGTCGAGCAGATGGTCCTGGACCAGTCGCGGCAGGCCGTGATGAGCGCTGCCGAGGCGGACCGTGAGGCGAAGGGCTGGGCGCGGGTCACCGAGCCGGGCGCGTGCTCGTTCTGTCGGCTGCTGGCCACCCGTGGCGCGGTGTACGGCACGAAGGTCAGCGCGGACTTCCGGGCGCACACCAAGCAGCCGAACGGCTCAGGTGGGACGTGCCGCTGTCACGTCGAGCCCGTGTTCGGTCACTACGAGCCGACCGCGCAGGCACGAATGGACCTGGCCGAGTACAAGCGCCTGACCGACGAGTTCGGGAAGTCGGGTCGCGCCATCCACATCGCGTGGCGCCAGCACGTCGAGGGTCGTCCCGTGACGGGCCCGCTAAGGAAGCTCGCCTGAGCGTTCAGGCACCCACACACCTCCCCGCCCGGAGCGGGGGAACCAACCGCCCCAGGAGGGCAACGTCATGTCCGTATCACCCGCAGAGCCCACCCCGACCGCCCCCGTTCAGGCGGCCGAGAGCACGACACCGGAGCCCGTCCCTCAGGCGCCCGCAGAGGCCGCACCGGTCGCCAAGCGATCCCTGGAGGATCTCCTCGGCGGACTCGACGACGACGCCCGTTCGGTCATCCTCGGGGAGGTCTCCAAGGCGCGCAACGAGGCCAAGAACCTCCGCGACCGTTTCAAGGAGGCCGAGCCGAAGCTCACCGAGTACGAGCGGCTCGTCGAGGCGTCCAAGTCTGACCTCGAGCGCGCGCAGGAGGCCGCCAAGGCTGCCAACGACCGCGCAACGGGGATGCTCCGGGATGTCGCATCGGCCAAGGTCGAGGCCGCGCTCTCCGCGCTCCCCGACGACGTCCGGGCGACCCTGCTCGAGGACATCAACGTCGACAAGTTCATCACCGATGGCGAGGTCGACGCCGAGAAGATCGGCGCACTCCGCGAGAAGTACGCCGCGTTCGCCAACCCCGAGAAGCCGGGCATGAAGCCGAACCCCTCGCAGGGACGTTCCGCTTCGCCCGCGCCGAGCCTCGGCGAGCAGATCACCCAAGCCCAGGCGGCCGGTGACTTCAAGACCGCCATCCGACTCAAGTCGCAGATGGCGCTGAACAGCAGCAACGACTAGGCGCAGGCGACACCGCCTGCCCGCTAACCCGAAGGAGCCAAGACAATGGCTGCAGTTTCCGGGCAGGGCACCACATACAACCTGCCGAACTATCACGGCGAACTCTTCACCGTGACCCCGACCGAGACCCCGTTCCTGTCCGCCATCGGCGGCCTGAACTCGGCCAAGCCGTCCGCGTCGACCACCTTCGAGTGGCAGACGATCGACCGTCGTTCCTCGAGCGCCAACAACGCGGCCCTCGAGGGCGCGGCCGCGCCGACCGCCGCCGAGCGATCGCGCGCGAACCTGACCAACGTCGTGGAGATCCACCAGTCCGCTATCGAGGTGTCCTACACCAAGATCGCGGCGCGGGGGAACTTCGCCGGTGCGAACATCGCCCCGGAGGCCGACGACGCGGTCCTCGACGAGCTGACCGTGCAGACGATGGCCGAGCTGGAGTCGATGGCCGTCGACGTGGAGAAGTCGTTCCTGTCCGGCACCCTGCAGGTGCCCGCGGACAACACGACCGCCCGCCACACCCAGGGCGTCCTCGGTATCGCTGGCACCGTGTCCGCGAACGGCGGCACGGCCCGAGCGCTCACCTCGGACATCATCAACGCCCACCTGCAGGCCATGTTCGACGCGGGCGCGAAGCTGCCCCAGGCGACCACGGTCCTGCTGGCAGGCTCGGCGCAGAAGGTGGCCATCACCAAGGCTTACGCGCAGGCGACGCTGAACGCGCCGACCCGTGACCGCAACGTCGGCGGCATCGACATCGAGACCGTCGTGACCCCGTTCGGCACGTTCGGCGTGATGGTCGACCGGTGGATGCCCGCCGGTCAGGTCGGCGTCGTCGACCTCGGGGTCTGCTACCCGGTGTTCCTCAACATCCCCGGCAAGGGGCTGCTGTTCACCGAGGAGCTGGCCCGCACGGGTGCCTCGCGCAAGTTCCAGCTGTACGGCGAGATCGGGCTGGAGTACGGCCCGACCAACGCGCACGGCGTGATCAAGGACCTGAGCTGAGTCCTCGCCGGGATGGTCGGTCCTCTGGATCGGCCATCCCGGTGACCACCTTCCACGCGGAAAGACAGGAGCCATTGCGATGGCGAAGTTTCACGGATCGACCAATCTGAACCTCGGCGGCCCCGACCCGTGGGCCGTCGCGGCCTGGGACGACGAGTCGCAGAGCTACGTGATCGACGTGACGGGCGAGGACTTGAAGAAGTTCCGCGCCGTCGCCGAGGACTACGGCTTCGCTGAGTCCGGGTCCAAGAAGGCGGACAAGGACGACTGATGTCGGACCCTGTCGCGGCGCCGGCCGACCTCGCCCTGTTCATGGGGC includes:
- a CDS encoding VG15 protein, giving the protein MARSGTAEQHQVAQAGLAAATGPLVLAAWAHLLDLHDLKGSVPRLAAALRSILAQYGRASASAGLTYYRNERRAAGVTGRVHLSLPPLPSNAEVTAAVEHVISPLYGAPDAQAERDARDALASEVEQMVLDQSRQAVMSAAEADREAKGWARVTEPGACSFCRLLATRGAVYGTKVSADFRAHTKQPNGSGGTCRCHVEPVFGHYEPTAQARMDLAEYKRLTDEFGKSGRAIHIAWRQHVEGRPVTGPLRKLA
- a CDS encoding SU10 major capsid protein: MAAVSGQGTTYNLPNYHGELFTVTPTETPFLSAIGGLNSAKPSASTTFEWQTIDRRSSSANNAALEGAAAPTAAERSRANLTNVVEIHQSAIEVSYTKIAARGNFAGANIAPEADDAVLDELTVQTMAELESMAVDVEKSFLSGTLQVPADNTTARHTQGVLGIAGTVSANGGTARALTSDIINAHLQAMFDAGAKLPQATTVLLAGSAQKVAITKAYAQATLNAPTRDRNVGGIDIETVVTPFGTFGVMVDRWMPAGQVGVVDLGVCYPVFLNIPGKGLLFTEELARTGASRKFQLYGEIGLEYGPTNAHGVIKDLS